Proteins encoded together in one Deinococcus irradiatisoli window:
- a CDS encoding YebC/PmpR family DNA-binding transcriptional regulator: MAGHSKWAQIKRKKGANDKKRSAVISKHLRAITAAVRSGGSGDPAGNLSLKNAIAAAKTDNVPVDNIDNAIKRAVSSESGAADYKEAVYEGYGPGGTAIYIETLTDNVNRTVAEVRSVFTKRGGSMGNSGSVAWQFENKGVIYLPENSEAAQEAAIELGAEDMQESEAGLEISTAPSELYAVSEGLAGQGFKVESAQLSRVPSNTVSVSGDDARKLMILIEALEDLDDVQNVYSNAELPEDYEG, from the coding sequence ATGGCAGGCCACAGCAAATGGGCGCAGATCAAGCGCAAAAAAGGAGCCAACGACAAGAAGCGTTCGGCGGTCATCAGTAAGCACCTCAGGGCCATCACGGCGGCGGTCCGCAGCGGCGGCAGCGGCGACCCGGCCGGCAACCTCAGCCTGAAGAACGCCATCGCCGCGGCCAAAACCGACAACGTGCCGGTGGACAACATCGACAACGCCATCAAGCGGGCGGTGAGCAGCGAGAGCGGCGCGGCCGACTACAAGGAAGCGGTCTACGAGGGCTACGGCCCCGGCGGCACCGCCATCTACATCGAAACGCTCACCGACAACGTCAACCGCACGGTGGCGGAGGTCCGCAGCGTCTTTACCAAACGCGGCGGCAGCATGGGCAACAGCGGCTCGGTGGCCTGGCAGTTCGAGAACAAGGGCGTGATCTACCTGCCCGAGAACTCCGAGGCGGCCCAGGAAGCCGCCATCGAACTCGGCGCCGAGGACATGCAGGAAAGCGAGGCCGGGCTGGAGATCAGCACCGCGCCGAGCGAACTCTACGCCGTCTCCGAAGGGCTGGCCGGGCAGGGCTTCAAGGTGGAAAGCGCCCAGCTCTCGCGGGTGCCCAGCAACACCGTCTCGGTGTCGGGTGACGACGCCAGGAAGCTGATGATCCTGATCGAAGCGCTCGAAGACCTCGACGACGTGCAGAACGTCTACTCCAACGCCGAGCTGCCGGAAGACTACGAGGGCTGA